The Tachysurus vachellii isolate PV-2020 chromosome 10, HZAU_Pvac_v1, whole genome shotgun sequence genomic sequence atagtgttgtatttATAACCTAACACCCATCTCATCTACATTAGTCAGTGTCCTGTATTGAAATGCTGACTAATGAATATAATGTGCAGCCACAACTTTCTATGGTATGGGATCAAGATGATTAACTTGTTGAAACAAGATAATTAAGTCAAGATCACAATTTAGTAATGCAATGGAATGAGATTATTAACTGAGGCCACAGAAAGTATAAATGAATTATCTTATATGAATTAGTTGGCATATATAAATAACCAAATGCATGGGGAAAATCTTCCACTTGTCTGTTTTAGTTAAGATGTAGACAGAAAATTTCAATTGCacatattcttattatttataatacatattaGATACATAGAATATATACCTAACTTTtttttaggattatttttgtgttatttttgattaaacaattattttttgtctgtaaaaaaattataaaatacatttactcATTCAGTTCAAGTAGTTGTGTatcaaatcagccaatcatgtggcagcagcacattcatgcagatacaggtaaAGATATTGTTCACATTAAAGATCAAAATGTCAGAGACATGATCAGACTGggctgagctgacaggaaatctatataaatttaaataatcacCAGTACAATCTTGGTGATCAGTATATCATTTCAGCATGCACAATCAACCTTGAGAACCCTGATAGGCAGAAGAACACACCAGGTTCTACTCCTTTTACCTAAGAACAGGACACTGGAAAATGAATGTGAAGAATTCTGAAGAATCTGAAGACTGGAAAATGACCAGGTGATTTTATTCCTACTCTTCATTTGTGATTGCCTCAGAGGCTTGTTCTTGGCTCACAGGAGAgtaacctgatgtggtcttctactATTGAAGCTCAACCACCGGAGGTTGATGTTTTGTCCATGATGAgaagcttttctgctcaccacggttaTAAAAAGTGATTTCATGAGGTACTATGTACTTCTAGGCAGCTTTAAATGATCTGTCCATTTTGCTTGTTTCAGCACACAGATCTGTCGGTTATTTAATATGTTTCGGTTGTTGCACCAATGAATGTGCATCTGTAGGAGACAGTGTGTGATAATCCAAGGATATCAGCATTTTTTGAAATACTCAACCAGCCCTTCTGGCAACACCACCAATGCCTTTCTTGCAGtattcttccccattctgaagTTGATATacttgcattgtgctgctgccacatgatgtATGCTTTTGGATGTATCGTAGCCTTCCTAGACTTGCTTCCAGAGATCTAACCTCCTGTACTGATTAGTTCAAATACATAATATTCTAATGACCCCGATGACTGCGTAGATGTTAGATTGTGCATGACatctgaactgtactgtactgaacttGAACTGACTTGTAGTAATAATATTAGTAGTATAATATTAGTAGTATAAGTATAAGGTATGTTATTGCTAATTTCATGCATAACTGCTTAATGCTTCTAATTTGAAAGCAATTAAAATATGCATGCCCTTAAAGAATTTTATCATTCAGAGCCACAGTGTGATTGTAATCCAtgttttagattattttatgtCTTAGACTTTTATTTCTGCCTGCAGTGTTTTGCTGGTGTCTCTGAAGATTAAGGACGCTGGCACACTTCCCAATATGTGAAGCTTGTTCAATGAATTTTGATGATTTCTCAaggtgataaaaaaaagtgatgtacAGCACTTACAGCTGCAATCTTCCTGGCGTAGTGGGATGCTATTTTTGGAAGTGCTCATGCTCCTGGGAGTAAATGTTCTAAGTGCGGCACACACTTAACAGAAAACGTAGGATGGCATGAATGAGATGATGGCAGTTCTGCAGTAGCAGGGGATGGCAACTAATGAAAGGATGTCAGGTTTTAATTAGCATTAGAGCACTTTGGCCCTGGGACATCAGCCAATATGTATCTTTTTGTTATTCCCAAAGTTACAGGCAGATACTCTCCTGAGACCTCAGGGAGGCTTCTTCCACAGTGGAGCTAGCAGTCCCCTGGTGAACACCACAAGGCCTCACAGGACGGTGCGCTCATCCTCCAGCTACACAATCGGACTCTCTCCCAACATCAGTTTCCGGCCCTCAGGCCCTGATCCCTTCCTGAGGCACTCTGGATGCCCCAATCCAGGACTCTACCCCAGACAGGACAGTCCATCCCAACCCCGGCCTTCACCCACTGGCTCTCTGGCCACCAGTCCAGCTGGAACTTGTTCTCCAGCCTTCAGACCACAGCAGCACCCTTCCCCCCGTCCTCCGCCTGACCCACCCAAAGTCACCCACGAGCAGTTCAAGGCAGCTCTGCAGATGGTAGTCGACAAGGGTGACCCACGCTCCTACCTAGAGAACTTTGTCAAGATTGGCGAAGGTTCCACTGGGGTGGTGTGCATTGCAAGAGAAAAGCACAGTGGCCGTCTGGTGGCAGTGAAGATGATGGACCTGAGGAGGCAGCAAAGACGGGAGCTGCTGTTCAACGAGGTTAGATATACTTCCtaaaatttttcattttggtAGAATGGTTGCACAGTGGCTTAAGTACCCATGAAACTGGTTCAAAACCTGTGGTAtgattatgtatgtttttaaaattgGAAGTCAGGAAGAGTGTCAAAATGGCTTGACAATACAGCAAATTATGTTTGAGATGCCAAAAATCTTGCAATCAAAATAAACTCCAGAGAAGTAGCCTAGAAACAGCATATTTAAAGACAGCTGTACAGAAGTTTGTTTATACAGGTGGTACATACTCATTGGACAGAGCATCTGATTTGATATAAATAGGAAGAAAACATTATTTCCTGCATATGAATGAATAAGAATATCCCTGAAACACATTTTGATATGTACACACCAAAAGATGCATATAAGGAGCTCTAAAACATCATAGGGGcttgcaataataataacaataagttaTTACAATAAGTTAAGTACATTAAATTCAGTTATCTCTGTCTTAGGTAAAGAAGTAAATTTTAGGCTGTTTCACACTCTTGCACCgttttgtctgtatttctgaataaaaatacatctattttatttattttgttataacacacacattcataactattacataattaataaatgtactaTGTGCAGCTTGAGATAGAATTAATCATCATGTTCATTTTTTGCACACGTAGGTAGTGATCATGCGGGACTACCAGCACAGGAATGTGGTGGAGATGTTTAAGAGTGCACTGGTGGAGGAAGAGCTCTGGGTTATTATGGAGTATCTCCAGGGAGGAGCTCTCACTAACATAGTGTCTGAAACCAGGTAAGTCATTAAAGTGTCTGAAAGAGcagatcgatctatctatctatctatctatctatctatctatctatctatctatctatctatctatctatctatctatctatcatatctATCATATCTATCATATCTATCATATCTATCATATCTGTGAGtctgaatcccaggtccaccaagctggcactgctgggcccttgagcaaggcccttaaataCTGAGTTGTATTAAAGaattaagataaaatgtaagttgctctggataagggcatctgctaaaagccataaatgtaaatgttgtaataGAGTTACTTGTTTTTAATACTGGATTAAACCCATTCAATTCTAATGACCAATCAACTGgctaataactataataactataaaaatacaataataatagttttgAACACAGTAGGTTGTGAGTTCTACCACTGCAACATAATATtagtcaaacaaacaaataaataagcagcCTACCacttggttattattattattattattattattattattattattattattattattattattattattattattattttcacaaaTACAGAAATTATTCCATTCCAATATAAAGTTCCACTGTAATCGTTTATTAATATGCTCAATAATTATCTAATTAACTCAATAATAATGTAGAACTCAATAATAAAcaagttattaatattaatatatatattttttaacttcaGCAACAATCCCATAAGAGTGTAAGAACTGGTGCTCTGACTATATGAAGGTAAAACTCCTGGTTTGGTGCAGTGCTTTGTTTGTGATATTGTATTGCAGGGTTTGCTGAAGCTGCCCCAGCATTCTGCAGTCAGGTTCTCGTGTTGTAGCAGGTTATTTGTACCACAGGGAGGCAGTAGACTGTCAACTCAGCTTTCAATCAGACTGTGTACCTCAAGCTAAAACACACTAAATCTGCATCATACACCCATAGGATCTATGGTTTAGCTGCATAACTCTATTTGTTAGTGATGTAATGACagtgaattgtttttttctaatataaatGTCCCATTAGTGCATGAGCCACGTGTTTTTCCCAAACTGCTGTATATCACCTCATCACCTATTTATGTCTAAGTAACGCTCAACAGCATAGAGcgagaaatataaaataaaaagatgttgAGATGCAGATCTGCCTGTGTTAAGTGTCATTCAGGTGCTGTACTGTTATTATAGAAAGCTTTATAGTCAGGTTAAATGTGAGTGAATatactgtgtgaatgtgaatattAATGTGAATAGATGAGCATAAATAGTCTGCCTGTTAATCTAGTACTAAGAGTTCATCATTTGGTCTTATTGTTTATCTGAGTAAGACATGGGATCCTTGGATAAGTTTGGACTATGGCTTGCTGTGCACTTGTACAGGTTGAGTGAGGAGCAGATTGCTACTGTGTGTGAGGCTGTCCTGCAGGCACTGGCTTATCTCCACTCGCAAGGCGTCATTCACCGCGACATTAAAAGTGACTCCATCCTGCTGTCCTTGGATGGGAGGGTAACATCCACCTTGTAGTCCTCTTCTTTCCCCGTATCTCTTTCTTCAAATTTTGCTATATGCTATGAATGCTTAATTTAGCCAGATGATGGACCTCGTTATGGATTAATTGTGAATTTCCCACTGGCATGAATAAAGTATCTGTCTATCATGAAAGGATTTTACCATGTCGCTGGCATCAACCACAATgttgttcttttcatttcagattAAACTGTCAGACTTTGGCTTTTGTGCTCAGATCAGCAAAGATATTCCTAAAAGGAAATCACTGGTAGGGACACCATATTGGATGGCCCCAGAAGTTATCTCAAAGTCACCATATGGCACTGAGGTAAACAATGCCACATGAATACATATCACCCTACAGCAGTTAAATTAATATAACCTTAACATATGTCTGTTTCACTATTTTATTACTTGTGATAATGAGGGTATACAAACTTTTGTGCTCAATTTTGTGCtcaagtatttttttcttattttcctgAACAAATGAACGCCAATAGTCACAGGTAAATGTCACAAACCAAATCTTAAAGGTCTCATACATAATCATATAAGGTACAACGTATAGTGAAATTAGTTTTACAACtgcctattaaaaaaaaatatatatatatataaaaaaaatagaatagggtgttagtggttagcacatttgcctcttaCCTCCAGTGTTGTGGGTtcagtcccacctccaccctgtaCTCTCCTTGTGCATCAGGGATTTAATCCGTTttcttccccagtccaaagatatgcattgTAAACAGATGTGTGAATGTACTCTGGGACTGGTTGACATCCTTGCCAGGGTGTCCCCCAATTGTCCTGGCATAGGCTCCAGGTTTACCCTGAGCAGTATATGTAGAAATCTATACATTgaattttcttgttttattagATCTTTTAGTCTCTctcatacataaaaaaaactattattactatatatataattgaaacTGTTTAAAACAATTTCTCAGTAAAACCTATACATGGATAGTATAACATACTTGTTTTGGGGCCTGTTTTAAATGATCCCAGGTGGATGTGTGGTCTATGGGCATAATGGTGGTGGAGATGGTGGACGGAGAGCCTCCCTACTTCAGCGAAACCCCAGTGGTGGCCATGAAGAGGCTGAGAGATGAGCCCCCACCTACCATAAGAAACATTCAGCAGGTACGAACAACTCAGCTTTCCGGCCATTTTTAACAGCCTGTACTGTTAGCACGTACTCATCCTGATCTTGATGCTTCCCTTCACAGGTGTCTCCTATGTTAAAAGACTTCTTGGACCGTATGCTGACCCGAGACCCTGTGGAACGTGCTAGCGCCACAGACCTCCTTGAGCACCCGTTCCTCCTGCAGAGCAGCTCTTCACAGTGCCTCGTGCCCCTCGTCGAGCAGTACCGCAAGCGCATGTCTCGCTGCTGAGTTCTTTATTCTTCCTGTCTTTCTGCTCTAAACTACAAACCATTGTAGGCTCTTAGCTAGAGGCTCACAGGGCTACAGGTCTGGACGTCCCATATATGAACGTCCTGAGTGGAAAGAAGTTCCTGTCCTATTGAACAAGTGAGCCGATTGAACAGTGATACACAATATAGCTTCAGTCGACTCACACAAAAGAGCACTTGTTATCCTCATGCAAGCAGGATGACCATGGCTAATATAGATGGAGTGTTAACCAACAGCACCGTAGGTCAATGACAACTTTTCTTTGTCCTGAGGACCTTACACATGGGACAAACGGTGCTTAATTGGCAGCCGAAACACTAAGACTGTGTTTATGCTTTTAACATGTTACTCAAGAGAGTTACTCACGTTTAAGCAGAGAATGTTTCATGTTATCATGATGCTTGATGGCCAAATTAGGTCAGTAATTTTGCCAGTATTCTTAGCACAGGAGACTACTGCACCTTGTCCAGGATTTGCATGCCAGTGGCATTTGTAGGCCAATAAGCTAGAAATGACTTTAAACAGAGCTTAGAACATTGTTGTTGACTGTTGTTCAGCTTCTGTGTGGGCGACTGTTTTAACGAGCCATTGGAACCAACTGTATATCCTACTGATTTCTCTATTTATTAcgtttgtttctttaaaactgTTAAAATGGATTAAACCATCTGCTTTTCAGAAGGGGGTTCTGAATCATTTGGAAACACTGTAAATATCGCTCCTGACCTCCacaggttgtttttttaaaagactaAGTGAAATAGAAATAAGGTGTACATACAATCACGTCAATACTGTATTTGCATTCTGATCATTATTACTGAGTGAAAGACGGTACGTATGAAATAAGTCATCTGGTtttggtgtgtttgtttacagtgtgtgtgtgtgtgtgtgtgtgtgtgtgtgtgtgtgtgtgtgtgtgagtgagagagtgtatgtttACACTTAGGATGTGATGTTCATGTTGGCATTTTCGCATCCAACCTGTTCTACTGTGACTCATTTTCTTAACAGTTCATGGATTTTTCAGTGGGAGTGGGTGAATGTACAGGTATGTGTGCTACTAAGGATTTTGGAAGACTGTGGTTATGTTTGTAGATGCAAAGCACACTGGATGGTAAATGCTGAATGGTTTCTCACCAGCTGTGTACATTCTGTACATAATCTCTAAATTtcattgtgattttatttacatgtcaGTTGTTCATTATGAGAGAAATGAAacctaatttaatttttttttttctaaacaaataaaagatgcATACTGAATATGCAGGGATGgtgtattttcacacacacacacacttttcagttACTGTACATTAATTGACATTCACAATATACATAGTAAAATGACCCCAGACCACAGCTATGATGCTCAAATCAGGATGAGTTTATTTTGATATATAATAATTCTCTTATCGATACACAAACTGAATATATTCCATAATTGTATagtatacacacattatacacagaCCTATAGGATCTGAGATGTCAGT encodes the following:
- the LOC132852082 gene encoding serine/threonine-protein kinase PAK 6, with translation MFRKKKKKRPEISAPKNFEHRVHTSFDNKLGIFVGLPTQWQSLIENLRRPKPMVDPSRITPVELKPKKTIVRGTIVGHGDYISAMLSDMSRLSVTSSNSLRKSSPSTRKRAQSLGRLGEVMEGDGYQYEDLERTDLEPDSQNHWRDQIRNIHSESGTPFMGMKKSITLEPNGILPKAKSTYEVNVNSLDGRPPLPPVLPMPPPPPIPVPPRPVYVGGDIGSPNERLMMRREFPIVLSHNPRPITCFYSPSIPMHQAPGESGGFNPDIRTADRLLVHPQNSPGRPYSSYDLKLQADTLLRPQGGFFHSGASSPLVNTTRPHRTVRSSSSYTIGLSPNISFRPSGPDPFLRHSGCPNPGLYPRQDSPSQPRPSPTGSLATSPAGTCSPAFRPQQHPSPRPPPDPPKVTHEQFKAALQMVVDKGDPRSYLENFVKIGEGSTGVVCIAREKHSGRLVAVKMMDLRRQQRRELLFNEVVIMRDYQHRNVVEMFKSALVEEELWVIMEYLQGGALTNIVSETRLSEEQIATVCEAVLQALAYLHSQGVIHRDIKSDSILLSLDGRIKLSDFGFCAQISKDIPKRKSLVGTPYWMAPEVISKSPYGTEVDVWSMGIMVVEMVDGEPPYFSETPVVAMKRLRDEPPPTIRNIQQVSPMLKDFLDRMLTRDPVERASATDLLEHPFLLQSSSSQCLVPLVEQYRKRMSRC